AGCACGAAGGTTTACTTGTATATTTTAGTATAATGATGTCTAGTAAATCCTCTGGGATGTGGTCCATATTGTGCAGAATAGTAAGAAGGCATCCCCATGGACTAGTAAATAAGGAGAAATATTAGCCAATTAGCGAAATTGCAACAATACCTGTTCCAACCAAAGTCAGCTCTCATCATCCGAACTAGAACTATCGACCCGCCGATCCCTTATCGCCGGAAAAAGTAGCTGCTTTGGATCTGGCACGGGTAGTGGTGATGATGTTTCTCTATTTCTGGGTGCTTGTTTAACTTTTCTTGGTGCTTCTCTCACCTCTTTGCAGGCCTTATCTAACATCACAAGAAAGTCCCGTACAATTACAAACAATCGCAAGCCCTCATCCTTCCCAGCATTTCCATGGAAAAAGTCTGTGGTTTTCTTTACCAATAATCTTAGTCTCTTTTCTTCACCTAATAAGAAACTGATTCCAGTTTCAGCTTGCTCCATGAAACTCTTGAGTATGTGATGAAACCCACTTTCCTCCTCATGACTTTTCATGCTTGTATTTAGGAATTCCTTTGTCCTCACCGACCTGTGGTTAAGCTGTGCCACCAAAGTTGTCAAGGCATCAGCATCCAAAGATGCTGCTTTCTTGACATTTTGAAGTTCATCTCCAAGACCTGAAACAATTTTAAGACCAAGTTTTCGGAAGTAGTCTTCAGATTCATGGAGTGAATCATCGCTAAGATCATCAGAGTTCAGGCTAGAGACGCTCCCACTTCGTTCCCTGGCTATTCGTACAGCACGCACACCTTCAGATCGAATTATCTCTTGAACAACAAAATGCAATAATGTTGTCTTCCCATCGGCTCCTTTAACATCAGACAACTTCAGGAGTGTATCAAGCTTGAATGCTTGTGCTCCCCCACGGAAGGTACCATCATTCATGCGATTGCCAGTTTTAAGGACAGCTTCTAATAGCTTCAAGAACAGACGGCTACTTTTTAGTTCTTCACAGGCCACCTGATAAGAATAATgcgtaaaaagaaaataatttagaGATATCCATGTTAGTGGAACTGGTACTGGAAAAGCTTTACTTCCTATGGTCAGTCATATCAAATATGAGAACGGCAATGTCCCCATACATACGGTGCCTTGATAAAAACATCTTTCAAGTTTTTTGATGATTATGAACCTCACTGATGAAAAGAGAACATAGAGCACTGCACATAGAAGAAGTACTGTTTCATATCCTCTCAAATTATCTTGGTTGCCACCTTCCTTTGCTGACAAGAAAAATCCATGAAAAACTGACAGGGATTTTAAACTTTAGCTTTGCTATGAATACAGGCATTGGGAAAGAAAACCCACTGCACTGACATGTCAACACACAAAATTTTGGAAAAATATGAAATGCCATGTGGCATACATGGCAATTGGAAAGAGAAAACATAATGTTCATGTATtgctataaatatataataacacACAAGAAACAAATTTGTACAATTTGGACGACCTGTGATTATCATGATATATAACTTAAGGGATCCAGTTATGGATGGATAATGTTATGGACATCATTCACATCCAGagtaaatcatagtattaaattaCATTAGTCTTGCCAGTGTACAACATATGCTCAGAAACTTTAAAATTGATCTACTTGTATCCCACATGTATACtgcacatgcataatttcatagatAATGTAGTTTTTCATGGTCCGCATAGATAAAGTAAAATGCTAGTGAATGGATTGTCCACCATGTTTTAGGTGAGTTATCCTTTTTCCCCAAGCATGCATTGAAGGGTCCTAACACATGTTCTGGAAGCATCAAAATGTCTATGACCAACATGAGTACAACCATAGATACATTCACTTTCTACACATTGACCTTCCCACTCATCACAGGACAATAAAGAAAAAAgttcaaataaaagaaaattgtcCTAGTCAAAATGCTTCTCTATTAACCCATATTAGATGTTTGTAAATgttttgatttctcgatatttaaccTTTTCTCTTTGCTCTAAACTACAGTTTAATAAGTAGATGTTGAAATGCAATACTGAACTAGTTGTATGGTTAGAACTGAAAAACACAACAAGTCATGATTGAAAAATTAAATGCTGGACCAGATCTTACCTCTAGTGTAGAAAACGATTCCGTGGCAGTTGAAACTTCTTCTGGCATGGAAGCCATGAAAAGAAGTGCTTCTAGTCTTTGAAAAGCAAACGGAATATCCAATAATGCCTTCAAAAACCTTTCTGCTAAGCCAAGTTCAGAATGATCACCAGTATACAATCGAAGCTTCAGCTCTTCATCAGTTGTAGGAGCCATCTTTATCAATGTTTGTAGTAACTCCACTGGAAGCTTTTTTCCTTTTTCAGAAAAATCAATCAATTATTACAACACACAAATTATACATAGCTACAACTTAAAGGATATATATTGAGACCCAAAAGAGAGTAGACAAGATAATTTAGTATGTAACAGAAACAACACTTGTAGTAACTCCACTGGAAGCTTTTTTCCTTGTTCAGAAAAATCAATCAAGTATTACAACACACAAATTAAACATAGCTACAAGCTAAAGGATAtatattgagactcaaaagaaagtAGACAAAATAATTTAGTATGTAACGGCAACAAACAGAATCAGGAGACCACGGCATGTATAATGATTTGCATTAAGaggagctttcttaccaaaaaaagaaaaaggaacaacTGGATTCTAAGATTTGGCAAATCATCAGGACAAGACACATAAAAAAGCATTATAGACAAGAGTTTCCTTAAATTTTCTACTTGTGAGTACACAAAAGAAAtcctttttttcatcattttcttttttatgtataTTATCCAATATTCCGTAGCAAGTAATAGGGTAATACAAGTTGAAACGTTAAGTATCAAAATCATATATTCTGCCAATTGTTCAATTTCCACATTGTGAATCAGGGAGCATAATTGTCTCATAAGGATGAACATAAATTAGGTGCCACCACCAACAACATATATGTAAAGGAACTGATCCAGAAAGAAACTAAATTGAACAGTTTGAGTTGTCATGAAAAATTCACCAAAGTATTCTTTTTCTAACTTCTAATAGAATCTTTCTCACAATAGTTTTGGAATATAATGAAAAAAACCTACCTTCCATAAGAGCATCACGAACTCCTTCTATTTTCACATTCAGTGCCTTTAATGAAATAGCCAAATTTTGGGACTTCTTGGCATCAAGAATCCGAACATATTCAACAGGAACCTTTGATGATAAGCCCTTCCCACAATTTTTGGGTTTATTAGCAGAATTGTAACCAAAAAGACTTTCAATCATCTCCTCATCAAACCTATAGACAGAAGTTATTATGTTCAACATAAGACTATGGAGAAGATCCAAAAGATGAGACACTGGAGAGCTTACTGGAATGAACCCGACTTAATCTGATTCCACACCATAGATTGATCAGGGTTTGCAAGAACTTTATCCCAAAATAATGGTTTGAGCTTTGTTTTTGGTGCACCATCTGATACAGAATGTTGGGGCCCAAGAGGGGATGGCGGAGGCACTTTTGATGGACCCAGGTTTATTTTTGGTGCACGAGGAACAGAAGCAGCTTTTGGTGGAGGTGGAGGGGGACCACCAGGTCTTTTGATGGATGGGGGAGGGGGTGGAACAGGAGCCGAAGGAACAGCCTTTGGAACTGGAGGAGCCATtacaggtggtggtggtggaggttgTGGAGATCGTGGAGGTGGAAgtggaggaggagatggtgatgaagatggagatggagatggagatggagatggaggtggaggtggaggtggaggtgaagATGGAGATGGAGGTGAAGGTGGTGATCGAGGTAGAGGtgaaggtggaggaggaggcggaggcggaggtggaGGTTTGGAAGTGGGCTTTTCTGCTGGTCCATTGGTTGGTGCACCAGATAGCTCCATAGATGAACTTAAATGTCCAGAGTGTAATTTGGATGATGGAACCTCAACTGAGCCAACACTCAAGGGTGAAGCATCACCAACTTGGATTGATTCGGATTTGAGAGACAAAACTCCTGACTTATTCTTCTCACTCGAAGTTGCTATGCCAGAGTTTTGTGAAGAATCTGGAAACACATTCACGATCAGTCTCTGAAGTAATACTCATACATAAAGGAACAAGTATATAAACTTTTCATACCAGAGAAGTCACTCAAACTCAAACTTAGGAGTGGCTTGTCATCCTTCAAGTCATTACTTGAGTAAACTTTTTTTCTACGGCAATTAATATATAGAATAAACAGAATTGCTGCAACAAAAGAGGTTCCTGCTACGCTTAAAGCAACTGCAACAGCAATTGTTTTGTTGGTTTCCTCTTGCTCCTTAGCTAAAAAATCTGCAGTTTCATCTGGGCTCATTTCATCGAAAGCTGGTGGAACAAATTTACTGGAAGCATGGGTTAGTGTACGTGCAGGTCTTAGGATAGAGGGAGGTGCTGGACTAGACTTAGAAGGGCCAGATGAAACATATGGAAATGAAGCTGAAGCATAAGCAGGGGAACAAAACGTTGGTGGTGCATGGGTAGGGACCATGGTTGGTGTAGGGTGATCAGCCAGATTCCTCCTTGAAGCGGGATAACGTCTGATTAATGGTTCAAGATTATAGTACCAATTTCTCATAGAGTTCTTCTCTCCTGTATGAGCAAGATGAATATGTTTACCCAAACATATAAGTAAGAAATACTTGAGACGTGAAGATAGTGCAGCCACACCTTTTTCTTCATTGTCTTTTGCAAGCAACCCCACTTTTACTTGGTTTTGTCTGGAATCTTTGATCATGTCGTCCAAAAGGGAGAAGTCTAATTTTTTCATAATTTCTTTTACATCTTTTGGATGTAGACCACAATCAAGCAACATCTTTTCCACCTGTAAATTTTGCATCTCATCAGCAGCTTATTTTGGATTTATACCATGCGATCGTAGTCATGATACAGATGTTAAAATCTAAAatggtatctaaattgatgaagcATCTAAAATGGCAGAAAATAATAGGACAAGTACACATGTTAATATGCATTGACATGGATGGATTGTGCAATTTTAAGTAAATATAATTTGTTTTTGTAAGTTCAAGCACAAAGTAAAAGTTTTCATTTGAATTCTGATGTTCTAACAGAAATCATGTTCACATAGGCAATTATTTTGACATATAGAAAGGATGTTTAGGGGCAAAATATCTACACCTTTTTGCATCATACCGCCAAAGTTCATAACTTGTACACAACTTTGAATGCTGTTGGCATTTATACTCAATGTAAATGATGCCTGTGTGTTCATTTTTGCCATGCCTCACAAGGACAGACACATGAAAAATATaacgatattttttatgaattaaaataGCTaaagatgtgaatcatgaatagaTGACATAAAAAGATCAATAGGAAGAAGCTTTAAGTAATAAAGAAAGAAACCAAATATTGAGAGAGAGGAGACAAGTTAGGGGACTCAATAAACTTGATATTTGCTAGTGCCAGGTGAACTTTTGCAAAGTACAAAAGAAGATCTAGCAGTCAGTTTCAGCATTGATTTCATGGTTATCCATAATATCTATTAATAATTTGTAGTCCACAATTAGCAGTTTTGcttgttctctcttttctttttgttcagTGCTGATATCAAGTAACTTTGGTTTTTCTTTCCAGAGAGCAGGATAAAACGATAAGTGATGCTTGCAGCCCATACTCTTTAGCCAAAGAGATGAAAGCACAAAGGTACTGCACTTCACTGTTTAGAGGGACAAGAAATCAATAACTTTAACAGAATTTAGGCAACAAATGTTAACATTTGCAACATTATTACGAATTGACATCAGTAATTTGGAATCCTGAAGATTGTTTGGTATGTTTGACCTATGTCACAAC
This Musa acuminata AAA Group cultivar baxijiao chromosome BXJ1-2, Cavendish_Baxijiao_AAA, whole genome shotgun sequence DNA region includes the following protein-coding sequences:
- the LOC135606500 gene encoding formin-like protein 5 produces the protein MAISRKASAVACMVLFSVLVTKVWPGRQSQFFNLADSFVPNMVEKMLLDCGLHPKDVKEIMKKLDFSLLDDMIKDSRQNQVKVGLLAKDNEEKGEKNSMRNWYYNLEPLIRRYPASRRNLADHPTPTMVPTHAPPTFCSPAYASASFPYVSSGPSKSSPAPPSILRPARTLTHASSKFVPPAFDEMSPDETADFLAKEQEETNKTIAVAVALSVAGTSFVAAILFILYINCRRKKVYSSNDLKDDKPLLSLSLSDFSDSSQNSGIATSSEKNKSGVLSLKSESIQVGDASPLSVGSVEVPSSKLHSGHLSSSMELSGAPTNGPAEKPTSKPPPPPPPPPPPSPLPRSPPSPPSPSSPPPPPPPPSPSPSPSPSSSPSPPPLPPPRSPQPPPPPPVMAPPVPKAVPSAPVPPPPPSIKRPGGPPPPPPKAASVPRAPKINLGPSKVPPPSPLGPQHSVSDGAPKTKLKPLFWDKVLANPDQSMVWNQIKSGSFQFDEEMIESLFGYNSANKPKNCGKGLSSKVPVEYVRILDAKKSQNLAISLKALNVKIEGVRDALMEGKKLPVELLQTLIKMAPTTDEELKLRLYTGDHSELGLAERFLKALLDIPFAFQRLEALLFMASMPEEVSTATESFSTLEVACEELKSSRLFLKLLEAVLKTGNRMNDGTFRGGAQAFKLDTLLKLSDVKGADGKTTLLHFVVQEIIRSEGVRAVRIARERSGSVSSLNSDDLSDDSLHESEDYFRKLGLKIVSGLGDELQNVKKAASLDADALTTLVAQLNHRSVRTKEFLNTSMKSHEEESGFHHILKSFMEQAETGISFLLGEEKRLRLLVKKTTDFFHGNAGKDEGLRLFVIVRDFLVMLDKACKEVREAPRKVKQAPRNRETSSPLPVPDPKQLLFPAIRDRRVDSSSSDDES